The Pseudomonadota bacterium genome includes a region encoding these proteins:
- a CDS encoding lipoprotein-releasing ABC transporter permease subunit has product MYQPLSLFVGLRYLRAKRRNHFISFISLISMAGIALGVTTLITVLSVMNGFERELRERILGMISHATIEGYERRLEDWQSILDSVTAHPAVIGAAPFVEQETLLRGRGTAGALVRGIDPRLEPQVSEIDRLLRVGSFDALEPGEWRVLIGAGLAARLGVGQGDSVIIYAPEIRATPAGAVPQVRRFTVAGLFEAGVHEYDTALAVIHYQDAQRLFRLDEAVSGIRLMFDDMMRARVIALELGERLPGLYRIRDWTQQHANFFRAVQTEKTVMFIILSLIVAVAAFNIISTLVMVVTDKQSDIAILKTMGMTPRRIMAIFMVQGSLIGVIGTALGIVGGVTLALNVESVVAALEQFLSIDFLSAEVYYISDLPSELRLDDVIRFGGLALGLSLLSTIYPAWRAARTEPVEALRHE; this is encoded by the coding sequence ATGTATCAGCCGCTCAGCCTGTTCGTGGGTCTGCGCTACCTGCGCGCCAAGCGCCGAAACCATTTCATCTCGTTCATTTCGCTGATTTCCATGGCCGGTATTGCGCTGGGCGTGACCACGCTGATCACCGTGCTCAGCGTCATGAACGGCTTCGAGCGTGAGCTTCGTGAACGCATTCTCGGCATGATTTCGCACGCCACGATCGAGGGCTACGAGCGGCGGCTGGAGGACTGGCAATCCATTCTCGACAGCGTGACCGCGCATCCAGCCGTGATTGGTGCCGCGCCCTTTGTCGAGCAGGAAACCCTGCTGCGCGGACGCGGCACCGCCGGAGCGCTGGTCCGCGGCATTGATCCGCGGCTGGAACCACAGGTCTCGGAAATCGACCGGTTGCTGCGCGTTGGCAGCTTCGATGCGCTGGAGCCCGGCGAATGGCGCGTGCTGATTGGTGCTGGCCTGGCCGCTCGCCTCGGCGTCGGTCAGGGCGATTCGGTCATCATCTACGCGCCGGAGATCCGCGCCACGCCGGCCGGCGCAGTGCCACAGGTGCGGCGATTCACCGTCGCTGGCCTGTTCGAGGCGGGCGTGCACGAATACGATACGGCGCTGGCGGTGATTCACTACCAGGACGCCCAGCGCCTGTTTCGGCTCGATGAAGCGGTCAGCGGCATTCGCCTGATGTTCGACGACATGATGCGTGCCCGCGTCATTGCGCTCGAGCTGGGAGAGCGTCTGCCGGGCCTTTACCGGATTCGCGACTGGACCCAGCAGCACGCCAATTTCTTTCGTGCTGTGCAGACGGAAAAGACCGTGATGTTCATCATTTTGTCGCTGATCGTGGCAGTCGCCGCGTTCAACATCATTTCAACCCTGGTGATGGTCGTGACCGACAAACAGTCCGATATCGCCATCCTCAAGACCATGGGCATGACACCGCGACGAATCATGGCGATATTCATGGTGCAGGGCTCGCTGATCGGGGTGATCGGAACGGCGCTGGGCATTGTCGGCGGGGTGACCCTGGCGCTCAACGTCGAGTCGGTGGTCGCCGCACTCGAGCAGTTCCTGAGTATCGATTTTCTGTCGGCGGAGGTGTATTACATCAGCGATCTGCCCTCGGAGCTGCGCCTGGATGATGTGATCCGCTTCGGTGGGCTGGCGCTTGGTTTGTCTCTGCTGTCAACCATTTATCCGGCCTGGCGGGCGGCGCGCACCGAACCGGTCGAGGCGTTGCGCCATGAGTGA
- the lolD gene encoding lipoprotein-releasing ABC transporter ATP-binding protein LolD, which produces MSEAIISARSLSRVFVQGRSELPVLRSIDLDIHPGEQVAILGASGVGKSTLLHLLGGLDQPSSGSVFVGGADMARADERRRARIRNRHLGFVYQFHHLLPEFSALENVAMPLLINRQSAAECRQQAMALLERVGLGERLHHKPGELSGGERQRAAVARALINRPDCILGDEPTGNLDERNAAQVYDLMLELNREFRTSLVLVTHDPGLAGRMDRRLELTGGQLHPLD; this is translated from the coding sequence ATGAGTGAGGCGATCATATCCGCGCGTTCGCTCAGTCGCGTGTTCGTCCAGGGCCGCAGCGAGCTGCCGGTGCTGCGTAGTATCGACCTGGATATCCATCCCGGCGAGCAGGTCGCAATTCTCGGTGCCTCGGGCGTTGGCAAGAGCACCCTGCTGCATCTGCTCGGTGGCCTTGACCAACCCAGTTCGGGCAGCGTGTTCGTCGGCGGGGCCGACATGGCGCGCGCCGATGAGCGCCGGCGCGCCCGGATCCGGAATCGTCATCTGGGCTTCGTTTACCAGTTTCACCATTTGCTGCCGGAATTCAGCGCGCTGGAAAACGTCGCCATGCCGCTGTTGATCAACCGCCAGTCGGCGGCGGAGTGTCGCCAGCAGGCGATGGCCCTGCTCGAACGCGTGGGCCTCGGGGAGCGGCTGCACCACAAGCCCGGCGAGCTGTCGGGCGGTGAGCGTCAGCGTGCCGCCGTGGCGCGCGCGCTGATCAACCGCCCGGACTGCATACTGGGTGACGAGCCAACCGGCAACCTGGACGAGCGCAATGCGGCCCAGGTCTATGACCTGATGCTGGAGCTCAACCGTGAGTTTCGCACCAGTCTGGTGCTGGTCACCCATGATCCTGGCCTGGCCGGGCGCATGGATCGGCGGCTGGAGCTGACGGGCGGACAGCTGCACCCGCTCGACTGA
- a CDS encoding DNA internalization-related competence protein ComEC/Rec2 produces MRRSAGARILLLFAAGCLLAVWSPALPEWSLLGLLSALALAATLWRPTRLPAVAVLGAIWVLSGARLQIEKQWPPDRAGEIHVLTGTIIDLPRPRDESVRLLFRPDPGQLLPAAPRRIQVDWYRPNAHLEPGARWRLSLRLLPPTGRDNPGGFDYRRYLLSQRIDARATLAGSAGPIDRSFGGGWIDRLRQRLSVVIQAETDRLDAAALKRALSVADRSAIDDALAERLRHTGTSHLLAISGLHVGMVAGVAGLVSAIVFSPLLLVIPGLDRRRVALIGGLAAAIGYAALAGFTLPTQRALVMLAAVAAALGLRRAMAPAQALLIALAGVLVYDPLAPLSAGFWLSFSAVAVLVWSFAWRSPGRRGWLSGLLRAQVVVLVGLLPLNAGLFGQLVPGALLANLVAIPLVGLWVLPVLLLEIVTLLAGLPELPALIDAETGLVLLLGWIEWVDARAWSQWSIAAGGPLALAAAAFGGWWLLGPPGWPARSLGAALMLPLLLPRPEAVGSDELTAWVLDAGDGLAVLMVTPDHAMLYDTGPGDGAGQDFIGTRLNDWLARYGHAQLGHVVISHRHRGHSGGQVSVLALSRPDRVYSAIDGVGRPCRAGMLWTSGGYRFEFLHPTAGLPDLGGGSSCVLLVSGPGGRMLLTGGIDRAVEARLARAYDGPPVDVVVLSSGGHRRGTSAALLRGFSPVMALAAVPAHDRYQRPHDAVRQRLEDFGVGLLTTGQCGALRIRLTPDQSTEIRSMATLNRRFWRPAGQCP; encoded by the coding sequence ATGCGGCGGTCGGCTGGCGCGCGAATTCTGCTGTTGTTTGCCGCCGGCTGCCTGCTGGCGGTTTGGTCTCCGGCCTTGCCGGAGTGGTCACTGCTCGGGCTGCTGAGCGCCCTGGCTCTGGCCGCGACGCTGTGGCGGCCGACCCGCCTGCCAGCCGTGGCCGTGCTGGGGGCGATCTGGGTGCTCAGTGGTGCCAGGCTCCAGATCGAGAAGCAGTGGCCGCCAGACCGTGCGGGCGAGATTCATGTCCTGACCGGCACGATTATTGATCTGCCGCGGCCGCGTGATGAGAGTGTGCGCCTGCTGTTCCGGCCGGATCCGGGCCAGCTGCTGCCGGCGGCGCCGCGGCGCATCCAGGTTGACTGGTACCGCCCCAACGCGCATCTTGAGCCGGGTGCCCGCTGGCGCCTGTCGCTGCGGCTGCTGCCGCCAACCGGGCGTGACAATCCCGGAGGATTCGATTACCGGCGCTATCTGCTGTCGCAGCGAATTGATGCGCGGGCCACATTGGCCGGTTCGGCCGGTCCGATTGACCGGAGCTTCGGTGGCGGCTGGATCGACCGCCTGCGCCAGCGCCTGAGTGTCGTTATCCAGGCGGAAACCGATCGACTCGATGCGGCGGCCCTGAAACGGGCGCTTAGTGTGGCCGATCGCAGCGCAATCGACGATGCGCTGGCCGAGCGGCTGCGCCACACCGGGACCTCGCACCTGCTGGCCATTTCCGGTCTGCACGTCGGCATGGTCGCCGGCGTGGCCGGACTGGTTTCCGCGATTGTGTTCAGTCCCCTGCTGCTGGTGATTCCCGGGCTTGACCGCCGTCGCGTGGCGCTGATCGGTGGCCTCGCCGCGGCCATTGGCTATGCGGCGCTGGCCGGTTTCACTCTGCCAACCCAGCGTGCACTCGTGATGCTGGCCGCGGTAGCTGCAGCCCTCGGTTTGCGCCGCGCCATGGCGCCGGCGCAGGCGCTGCTGATTGCCCTGGCCGGTGTGCTCGTGTATGACCCGCTGGCGCCCCTTTCAGCCGGTTTCTGGCTGTCCTTTTCCGCTGTGGCGGTGTTGGTGTGGTCGTTTGCCTGGCGCAGTCCTGGCCGGCGGGGCTGGCTTTCGGGGCTGCTGCGCGCCCAGGTGGTCGTGCTGGTTGGATTGTTGCCGCTCAATGCCGGGCTGTTCGGCCAGCTGGTGCCGGGGGCGCTGCTGGCCAATCTGGTTGCCATTCCGCTGGTTGGCTTGTGGGTATTGCCCGTCCTGTTGCTTGAAATCGTCACCCTGCTGGCCGGTCTGCCCGAGTTGCCCGCGCTCATCGATGCCGAAACCGGGCTGGTTCTGCTGCTGGGCTGGATCGAGTGGGTCGATGCACGCGCCTGGAGCCAGTGGTCGATTGCGGCGGGTGGCCCGCTGGCACTGGCTGCTGCGGCTTTTGGCGGCTGGTGGCTGCTGGGACCTCCGGGCTGGCCCGCACGCAGTCTTGGGGCGGCTTTGATGCTGCCGCTGCTGTTGCCGCGGCCCGAAGCCGTGGGGTCGGATGAGTTGACCGCATGGGTGCTCGATGCCGGCGACGGTCTGGCCGTGCTGATGGTGACCCCCGACCATGCGATGCTCTACGACACCGGTCCTGGTGATGGCGCCGGTCAGGATTTCATCGGGACCCGTCTGAACGATTGGTTGGCCCGATACGGGCACGCGCAGCTCGGTCATGTCGTGATTTCGCATCGCCACCGTGGTCATTCCGGCGGGCAGGTTTCGGTGCTCGCGCTGAGCCGGCCTGACCGGGTCTATTCGGCCATTGATGGTGTGGGCCGGCCCTGCCGGGCTGGAATGTTGTGGACATCCGGGGGCTATCGCTTCGAGTTTCTGCATCCGACCGCAGGGCTGCCCGACCTGGGGGGCGGTTCCTCTTGTGTCCTGCTGGTCTCGGGCCCCGGCGGTCGGATGTTGCTGACCGGGGGCATTGATCGTGCCGTGGAGGCGCGCCTGGCGCGCGCCTACGACGGGCCGCCGGTCGATGTGGTCGTATTGTCCTCCGGCGGTCACCGGCGTGGCACCAGCGCAGCGCTGTTGCGCGGTTTCTCGCCCGTGATGGCGCTTGCAGCCGTGCCGGCTCATGATCGGTACCAGCGACCGCACGATGCCGTGCGCCAGCGGCTTGAAGATTTTGGCGTGGGGCTGCTGACCACCGGGCAGTGTGGCGCATTGCGCATTCGCCTGACACCGGATCAGTCCACCGAGATCCGCTCAATGGCAACGCTCAACCGGCGCTTCTGGCGTCCGGCGGGGCAATGCCCGTGA
- a CDS encoding MotA/TolQ/ExbB proton channel family protein: protein MLEIVIAGGWLMLPIVLCSIIAVAIIVERFIALRRRRVLPNGVLGRVRQWAAQRELDAQHIQQLQRSSALGRVLAAALVNRQRDREVIKDAVEDTGRHVVHELERFLNTLGTIAGITPLLGLLGTVIGMIKVFSAIMIHGVGDPNQLAGGISEALITTAAGLTVAIPSFFFYRYFRGLVRSYVVQMEQQAIELLHAIERKRPLPAAHGR from the coding sequence ATGCTTGAAATCGTGATTGCCGGCGGTTGGCTTATGCTGCCCATCGTACTGTGCTCGATCATCGCCGTGGCCATTATCGTCGAGCGGTTCATCGCTCTCCGGCGCCGGCGCGTGCTGCCCAACGGGGTATTGGGACGGGTCCGGCAATGGGCTGCCCAACGCGAGCTCGACGCCCAGCACATCCAGCAGCTGCAGCGCAGTTCAGCGCTCGGGCGCGTGCTGGCCGCCGCCCTGGTCAATCGCCAGCGCGACCGCGAAGTCATCAAGGATGCCGTTGAGGATACCGGGCGACACGTGGTTCACGAACTCGAGCGTTTTCTCAATACGCTGGGCACGATTGCCGGGATCACGCCGTTGCTTGGACTGCTCGGGACAGTGATCGGGATGATCAAGGTTTTCAGTGCCATCATGATCCATGGGGTTGGCGACCCGAACCAGCTCGCTGGCGGTATCTCCGAAGCCCTGATCACCACTGCGGCCGGGCTGACCGTGGCCATTCCGAGCTTTTTCTTCTACCGCTATTTCAGGGGGCTGGTCCGCAGTTACGTCGTACAGATGGAGCAGCAGGCCATTGAACTGCTGCATGCCATCGAACGCAAGCGACCGCTGCCGGCCGCGCACGGCCGGTAA
- a CDS encoding biopolymer transporter ExbD, whose translation MKLQPDDQEEPEINLTSLIDVVFLLLIFFMVSTTFERQALIRLDLPRASTAEVDSLPEVVELMITADGQLYADEQRLVDSRLPTVRAALAERFAANDQAVLVVRADAEAPHRLVVRVLDAAASEGISRVSIAAVEEDETR comes from the coding sequence ATGAAGCTGCAACCCGACGACCAGGAAGAACCGGAGATCAACCTGACCTCGCTGATCGACGTGGTCTTTCTGTTGCTGATCTTCTTCATGGTCTCGACAACCTTTGAGCGTCAGGCACTGATCCGTCTCGACCTGCCGCGCGCAAGCACCGCGGAGGTCGATTCCCTGCCCGAAGTGGTGGAGCTGATGATCACCGCCGATGGCCAGCTGTATGCCGATGAACAGCGGCTGGTTGATTCGCGTCTGCCGACGGTCCGTGCGGCGCTGGCCGAGCGTTTTGCCGCCAATGACCAGGCCGTGTTGGTGGTTCGTGCCGACGCCGAGGCACCGCATCGGCTGGTCGTGCGGGTACTCGATGCGGCGGCCTCGGAGGGCATCAGCCGGGTCAGCATCGCCGCCGTGGAGGAGGACGAGACCCGATGA
- the msbA gene encoding lipid A export permease/ATP-binding protein MsbA, whose translation MKTAEPLTGRQVYRRLLGMVARYRLVFGLALLAVALDAAGQGLFFYLLRPLIDDTIATPNPEFDYLLPVLVLVSMLLRVGGNFGGEFGMQWVGRRLVADLRNALFDRYLDLPAAHFDRESSGQMISRVTYNTEQVAEAATKALIGVSRDVLTIVALIGVMLVQSWRLTLAMLLLVPVIALAVTVISRRFRRISARIQDSMGDVTHVTEEAVNGHPVIKVFGGQQQERASFRRINESNRQLHLRLVATQLLSSSLVQIAAGLALIVLLVIAASRLMGADVTAGIFISVLGAMAACIPPLKRLTKMHVVIERGVAAAESIFRMIDTPGEPDNGSRSPGQVVGEIRFEAVSFSYPDTHQPALINVDLRFPAGKVTALIGRSGSGKTTLVKLLPRFYLPSRGRILIDGIDIRDFRLEALRRQIALVSQDVVLFNDTIARNIAYGSLSGASRAAIQAAAKAAHAMEFIERMPRGLDTPIGEDGALLSGGQRQRIAIARALLKDAPILILDEATSALDAESEQAVQAALETLMVNRTTLVIAHRLATVQMADQVVVLDQARVVECGSHQELLERDDGLYRYLHRLQLASA comes from the coding sequence ATGAAAACGGCCGAACCGCTGACCGGCAGGCAGGTCTACCGGCGTCTGCTGGGCATGGTGGCGCGCTATCGGCTGGTGTTCGGACTGGCGCTCCTGGCCGTGGCCCTGGATGCGGCCGGGCAGGGGTTGTTTTTCTATCTCCTGCGCCCGCTGATCGACGATACCATTGCCACGCCCAACCCCGAGTTCGACTACCTGTTGCCGGTGCTGGTGCTCGTTTCGATGCTGCTGCGCGTCGGCGGAAACTTCGGTGGCGAATTCGGTATGCAGTGGGTCGGCCGACGACTGGTCGCCGATCTACGCAATGCCCTGTTCGATCGCTATCTCGATCTGCCCGCAGCGCATTTCGATCGCGAGTCCTCGGGCCAGATGATCTCTCGTGTCACATACAACACCGAGCAGGTCGCCGAGGCTGCAACCAAGGCTCTGATTGGTGTTTCTCGCGATGTCCTGACGATAGTCGCGCTGATTGGCGTGATGCTGGTGCAGTCCTGGCGACTGACGCTGGCGATGCTCCTGCTGGTGCCGGTCATCGCCCTGGCCGTTACGGTCATCAGCCGTCGTTTTCGCCGGATTTCTGCACGTATCCAGGACTCGATGGGTGACGTTACGCACGTGACCGAAGAGGCGGTCAATGGCCATCCGGTCATCAAGGTCTTCGGGGGACAGCAGCAAGAGCGCGCCAGTTTCCGGCGCATCAATGAAAGCAATCGACAACTTCACCTGCGGCTCGTCGCAACGCAACTGCTGTCCTCCTCGCTGGTGCAGATTGCCGCCGGACTGGCCCTGATCGTGCTGCTGGTCATCGCCGCCAGTCGGCTGATGGGCGCCGATGTCACGGCCGGGATTTTCATATCGGTGCTGGGCGCCATGGCTGCCTGCATTCCCCCGCTTAAGCGTCTGACCAAGATGCATGTGGTCATCGAGCGTGGCGTGGCCGCCGCCGAGAGCATTTTCCGCATGATCGATACCCCGGGCGAGCCGGACAACGGCAGCCGCAGTCCCGGACAGGTGGTCGGCGAGATTCGCTTCGAGGCAGTCAGTTTCAGCTACCCGGACACGCATCAGCCCGCGCTGATAAATGTTGACCTGCGGTTTCCCGCCGGCAAGGTGACCGCTTTGATCGGCCGCTCCGGCTCCGGTAAAACCACCCTGGTCAAGCTGCTGCCGCGCTTCTATCTGCCCAGTCGTGGTCGCATCCTGATCGACGGCATCGATATTCGTGATTTTCGACTTGAAGCGCTGCGCCGGCAGATTGCGCTGGTCAGCCAGGATGTTGTGCTGTTCAACGACACAATTGCGCGCAATATCGCCTATGGTTCGCTCTCGGGCGCTTCCCGAGCGGCGATTCAGGCCGCTGCCAAGGCCGCTCACGCGATGGAGTTCATCGAGCGAATGCCGCGCGGACTGGACACGCCGATCGGGGAGGACGGTGCGCTGCTGTCGGGCGGGCAGCGCCAGCGAATTGCCATAGCCCGGGCGTTGCTCAAGGACGCACCGATCCTGATCCTCGATGAGGCGACTTCGGCGCTGGATGCTGAATCCGAACAGGCGGTGCAGGCTGCGCTCGAGACGCTGATGGTCAACCGCACAACGCTCGTGATTGCTCACCGGCTGGCGACTGTTCAGATGGCCGATCAGGTTGTCGTACTCGATCAGGCGCGCGTGGTGGAATGCGGATCCCACCAGGAGCTGCTTGAACGCGATGACGGGCTGTATCGCTACCTGCACCGGCTGCAACTGGCCAGCGCCTGA
- a CDS encoding tetraacyldisaccharide 4'-kinase: MRRAAEHYFLRRWYGSVRPGIGWRLLTAVHARAASRRLGRPVARPECPVIVVGNLTVGGGGKTPVTVALAGALRERGFRPAIISRGYRADRRTGPLEVTGDADPARVGDEPVLLARRAACPVWVCRDRAGALAAARAAGADVVISDDGLQHRRLPRSFEICVIDGARGFGNGLLLPAGPMRQPLERLASVDLVLRKQVAGSVEADGLPGTPFELAPGPLQPVGAGGAGDAGPPRQGDAVDAVCGIAHPESFFGSLEYLGYRVRRHAFPDHHRFTVTDLANLQGPLVVTEKDAVKLERLVAPGAAWLLPVEARLPAAVTCPVIKHVREFDGDD; encoded by the coding sequence TTGCGCCGCGCTGCCGAGCACTATTTCCTGCGACGCTGGTACGGATCGGTCAGGCCGGGCATCGGCTGGCGCCTGCTGACTGCTGTACATGCTCGCGCCGCGTCACGGCGCTTGGGCCGCCCGGTGGCGCGCCCGGAGTGTCCGGTCATCGTGGTTGGCAACCTGACGGTCGGCGGCGGGGGCAAGACCCCAGTGACGGTCGCTCTGGCCGGAGCGCTTCGCGAGCGCGGGTTTCGCCCGGCCATCATCAGTCGCGGCTACCGGGCAGACAGGCGTACCGGTCCGCTTGAAGTGACCGGAGACGCCGACCCAGCCCGTGTCGGTGACGAGCCGGTGCTGCTGGCGCGCCGCGCGGCCTGCCCGGTCTGGGTCTGTCGTGATCGCGCCGGTGCCCTGGCCGCTGCACGCGCGGCCGGTGCCGATGTGGTGATCAGCGATGATGGCCTGCAGCACCGCCGGTTGCCACGAAGCTTCGAAATCTGTGTGATCGACGGTGCGCGCGGGTTCGGTAACGGCCTGCTGCTGCCGGCCGGGCCCATGCGCCAACCGCTGGAACGGCTTGCAAGCGTTGATCTGGTGCTGCGCAAGCAGGTTGCCGGATCGGTCGAGGCGGACGGCCTGCCGGGCACCCCGTTCGAACTGGCGCCGGGCCCCCTGCAGCCCGTGGGTGCCGGCGGCGCTGGCGACGCTGGCCCGCCGCGTCAGGGCGACGCGGTTGATGCGGTTTGCGGCATTGCCCATCCGGAGTCCTTTTTCGGCTCGCTCGAGTATCTGGGCTATCGGGTGCGGCGCCATGCCTTTCCCGATCATCACCGGTTTACTGTCACAGACTTGGCGAACCTGCAAGGTCCGCTGGTCGTGACCGAGAAGGATGCGGTCAAACTGGAGCGGTTGGTCGCCCCTGGCGCTGCCTGGTTGTTGCCGGTCGAGGCGCGGTTGCCTGCCGCAGTGACCTGCCCGGTAATCAAGCATGTGCGAGAATTTGACGGTGATGACTGA
- the kdsB gene encoding 3-deoxy-manno-octulosonate cytidylyltransferase, whose protein sequence is MTDFHVLIPVRLAATRLPRKPLLDLGGEPLIVRVLQRAASADARSVCVATDSKAVAEVVERAGGSVVHTRSDHACGTDRLSEAVMRLKLSDDAIVVNLQGDEPEMPAACLRQVADVLERSRQADMATLWRPLGGESEWLDENVVKVVVDRDGRALYFSRSPIPALRGSGWPESDARGHIGLYAYRVGALRAWSLLPDSRLEQLESLEQLRALEAGWTIACQRARTAVPAGIDTPEDLEKARRRFVLNGNTEE, encoded by the coding sequence ATGACTGATTTTCATGTTCTGATTCCGGTCCGTCTGGCCGCTACCCGACTGCCTCGCAAGCCGTTGCTTGACCTGGGCGGTGAGCCGCTGATCGTGCGTGTTCTGCAGCGCGCAGCCAGCGCCGATGCCCGCTCGGTGTGCGTGGCCACGGACAGCAAAGCCGTTGCCGAAGTCGTGGAGCGGGCCGGGGGTTCTGTCGTGCACACGCGCAGCGACCATGCCTGTGGCACCGATCGCCTGAGCGAAGCGGTAATGCGACTGAAGCTGTCCGATGATGCGATCGTGGTCAACCTGCAGGGCGACGAGCCGGAGATGCCCGCCGCCTGTCTGCGCCAGGTTGCTGACGTTCTGGAGCGCTCCCGGCAGGCCGATATGGCCACGCTGTGGCGGCCGCTGGGCGGGGAATCGGAGTGGCTGGATGAAAACGTGGTCAAGGTGGTCGTCGATCGAGACGGGCGTGCGCTGTACTTCTCGCGGTCGCCGATTCCGGCACTGCGCGGCAGTGGTTGGCCGGAATCCGATGCGCGTGGCCACATCGGTCTGTATGCTTATCGGGTCGGCGCCCTGCGGGCCTGGTCGTTGCTGCCGGACAGTCGTCTCGAGCAGCTGGAGTCGCTCGAGCAACTGCGGGCGCTCGAGGCCGGCTGGACCATCGCGTGCCAACGTGCCCGGACCGCGGTTCCGGCCGGCATCGATACACCGGAGGACCTCGAGAAGGCTCGCCGACGCTTTGTCCTGAACGGCAACACTGAAGAGTAA
- a CDS encoding low molecular weight phosphotyrosine protein phosphatase — protein sequence MKRILFVCLGNICRSPTAKAVFDARLRRAGLAIETDSAGTIGYHAGSPPDPRAMHLARQRGLDLSDQRARELRERDFERFDMIYVMDRDNLEAVLRRRPSSASARVELVMSLAPDYGIDEVPDPYYGGENGFVRVVDMLEAAADRLARQLSERRTG from the coding sequence ATGAAGCGCATCCTGTTTGTTTGCCTGGGCAATATTTGCCGCAGCCCGACGGCCAAAGCCGTATTCGACGCCCGTCTGCGGCGGGCCGGACTGGCCATCGAGACCGATTCGGCCGGCACCATCGGCTATCACGCCGGCAGCCCCCCGGATCCGCGCGCGATGCATCTGGCACGGCAGCGGGGTCTCGATCTCAGCGACCAGCGTGCGCGCGAACTGCGTGAACGCGACTTCGAGCGGTTCGACATGATCTACGTAATGGATCGCGACAACCTGGAGGCAGTGCTGCGGCGGCGCCCGTCTTCGGCGTCCGCCCGTGTGGAGCTGGTCATGAGCCTGGCGCCTGACTACGGGATTGACGAAGTGCCCGATCCCTACTATGGCGGCGAGAATGGCTTCGTGCGGGTTGTCGACATGCTTGAAGCGGCCGCCGACCGCCTGGCCCGACAGCTGAGCGAACGCCGCACCGGATGA